From a region of the Myxococcus guangdongensis genome:
- a CDS encoding aromatic-ring hydroxylase C-terminal domain-containing protein, giving the protein MDVAFPDAPIPAPPLPGWTGRRLPDWTLRLAGGGQRSLYSGLHDGHWLWLHAKQTAAPPSDWEPAPGWRPRVNVLALETSTDTGPLKGVDGLLVRPDGHVAWAWTASA; this is encoded by the coding sequence TTGGATGTCGCCTTCCCCGACGCGCCCATCCCCGCGCCCCCCCTGCCAGGATGGACGGGACGCAGGCTCCCCGACTGGACGCTGCGGCTCGCCGGCGGAGGCCAGCGCTCGCTCTACTCCGGCCTCCATGACGGCCACTGGCTGTGGCTGCACGCGAAACAGACCGCCGCGCCGCCCTCGGACTGGGAGCCCGCCCCGGGCTGGCGCCCCCGCGTGAATGTCCTGGCGCTGGAGACTTCCACCGACACTGGCCCGCTCAAGGGCGTGGACGGACTGCTCGTGCGTCCGGATGGCCATGTGGCCTGGGCTTGGACGGCCTCCGCGTGA
- a CDS encoding glucosyltransferase domain-containing protein, translating to MSTFRGSPLRTRFTTGFFRAWGTAALLFLLPWVVYGSTVSLRYGLRDDYAILREAREEPGKILRVCGAMGRPLYGWMLERTTRAAEDLEGLRGLRALAILGLGLLAVALYLLLRAEGWKQVPAALLAAFIPLIPSAQVVANWSICWPQAVALLASTGAFALTRQAIGVDGAWRGGVRGRLLLVGGALTLAASTLIYQASGPFYAVLLAAVLVTRRHEDARAPTRWLLRHVSVLGVGLGLAYVVTRLSFAVGMFTPSPRMALERHLLDKAAWFVTQVLPNALALTAIDDTDAAPAWGYWPMVGVTLGVLLLTLVVEGRRAGRTGVATWLLALVGLSGVAYCASLLAGERWPTYRTLFALAGVWSAFFFAGVVKLGEQWPRHGPRVAGAVLALLVAVSALLAHQQSLELFAWPQLRELELMRQGAAALAPARTPRVFVLTARQTDSSAPLRYLDEFGSVSVDTEWVAKELFALAVRERFPDVRVDYRFDAGPVLPQARAYDILVDMRQLRTATSRPIQLAR from the coding sequence GTGTCGACCTTCAGAGGTTCTCCCCTGCGGACACGCTTCACGACAGGTTTCTTCCGGGCTTGGGGTACGGCCGCCCTGCTCTTCCTGCTTCCCTGGGTCGTCTACGGAAGCACCGTCTCGCTGCGCTACGGCCTGCGGGACGACTACGCGATTCTGCGCGAGGCGCGCGAGGAGCCCGGGAAGATTCTCCGCGTCTGCGGCGCCATGGGCCGTCCGCTGTATGGCTGGATGCTGGAGCGCACCACGCGCGCGGCCGAGGACCTGGAGGGGCTGCGCGGCCTGCGGGCCCTGGCGATACTCGGCCTGGGGCTGCTCGCCGTGGCGCTCTATCTGCTCTTGCGCGCCGAGGGTTGGAAGCAGGTGCCCGCCGCGCTGCTGGCCGCGTTCATCCCGCTGATTCCCTCCGCGCAGGTCGTCGCCAACTGGAGCATCTGCTGGCCGCAGGCCGTGGCCCTGCTCGCGAGCACGGGGGCCTTCGCGCTGACGAGACAGGCCATCGGCGTGGATGGCGCGTGGCGCGGTGGCGTCCGGGGGCGGCTGCTCCTGGTGGGAGGCGCGCTGACGCTGGCGGCGTCGACGCTCATCTACCAGGCCAGCGGTCCGTTCTACGCGGTGCTGCTCGCGGCGGTGCTGGTGACGCGGCGACACGAGGACGCGAGAGCGCCGACGCGCTGGCTGTTGCGCCACGTGTCCGTGCTGGGCGTGGGCCTGGGGCTGGCGTACGTCGTCACGCGCCTGAGCTTCGCGGTGGGGATGTTCACCCCCTCGCCGCGCATGGCGCTGGAGCGGCACCTGCTGGACAAGGCGGCGTGGTTCGTCACCCAGGTGCTGCCCAACGCCCTGGCGCTGACGGCCATCGACGACACGGACGCCGCGCCCGCGTGGGGTTACTGGCCCATGGTGGGGGTGACGCTGGGCGTGCTCCTCCTGACGCTCGTCGTCGAGGGACGGCGCGCGGGACGCACGGGCGTGGCCACGTGGCTGCTCGCGCTGGTGGGGCTGTCGGGCGTCGCGTACTGCGCCAGCCTGCTCGCCGGTGAGCGCTGGCCCACCTACCGCACGCTCTTCGCGCTGGCGGGGGTGTGGAGCGCCTTCTTCTTCGCGGGCGTGGTGAAGCTGGGTGAGCAGTGGCCCCGGCACGGGCCGCGCGTGGCCGGCGCGGTGCTGGCGCTGCTGGTCGCGGTGAGCGCGCTGCTCGCGCATCAACAGTCGCTGGAGCTGTTCGCCTGGCCCCAGCTGCGGGAGCTGGAGCTGATGCGCCAGGGGGCCGCCGCGCTCGCCCCCGCGCGCACGCCGCGCGTCTTCGTGCTCACCGCCCGACAGACGGACTCCTCCGCGCCGCTGCGCTACCTGGACGAGTTCGGCTCGGTGTCCGTCGACACCGAGTGGGTGGCCAAGGAGCTCTTCGCCCTGGCCGTCCGGGAGCGCTTCCCCGACGTGCGCGTCGACTACCGCTTCGACGCCGGACCGGTGCTACCCCAGGCGCGGGCCTACGACATCCTCGTCGACATGAGGCAGTTGCGGACGGCCACCTCCCGGCCCATCCAGCTCGCCCGCTGA
- a CDS encoding carbonic anhydrase: protein MPSYEQIFENNRRWSAAKTKDDPRYFERLSAEQNPEYLYIGCSDSRVPANEIMGVEPGDVFVHRNVANLINNVDLNVMSVINYAVRQLSVKRIIVCGHYGCGGVRAAMQPRDLGILNPWLRNVRDVYRLHKAELDALEDGEARYARLVELNVTEQCISVIKTAAVQRSYVETGFPTVHGWVFDMRTGLLRDLELDFPQLLRGVQEVYNLTDKDSIF, encoded by the coding sequence GTGCCCTCCTACGAACAGATTTTCGAGAACAACCGCCGCTGGTCCGCCGCCAAGACGAAGGACGACCCGCGGTACTTCGAACGACTGTCCGCGGAACAGAACCCCGAGTACCTCTACATCGGCTGCTCCGACAGCCGGGTGCCCGCCAACGAAATCATGGGCGTGGAGCCCGGGGACGTCTTCGTCCACCGCAACGTCGCGAACCTCATCAACAACGTCGACCTGAACGTGATGTCGGTCATCAACTACGCCGTGCGCCAGCTGTCGGTGAAGCGCATCATCGTCTGCGGCCACTACGGCTGCGGGGGCGTGCGGGCCGCCATGCAGCCCCGGGACCTGGGCATCCTCAACCCGTGGCTGCGCAACGTGCGCGACGTCTACCGCCTGCACAAGGCGGAGCTGGACGCGCTCGAGGACGGCGAGGCGCGCTATGCACGGCTGGTGGAGCTCAACGTCACCGAGCAGTGCATCAGCGTCATCAAGACGGCCGCGGTGCAGCGCTCGTACGTGGAGACGGGATTCCCCACCGTGCACGGCTGGGTGTTCGACATGCGCACCGGCCTGCTGAGGGACCTGGAGCTGGACTTCCCCCAGCTGCTGCGCGGCGTGCAGGAGGTCTACAACCTCACCGACAAGGACTCGATTTTCTAG
- a CDS encoding ABC transporter permease, with protein sequence MTGLVQEFRLALRRLRGAPGFTLVAVLTLALGIGANSAIFSVVDAVLLRPLPMAESERLVRLYHSDGSPGDSPTSGPDLVDFRERTRSFSGMTALRSGEQSLASDGVAPERLRGTTSTADFFDVLGARVALGRGFRPEDEQPGQERVVVLGHSLWKRRFNADPGVLGRSLWLGGERHTVVGVASEGFGFPLETQLWVPFVWDESLTGAKMRSTHSLRVYARLKPGVTLASAREDVAAVAQALAVAYPDSNGGYRATLVPLREALLGNVRPALLFLLGAVGLVLLIACANLANLLLARAVSRRGELSVRMALGASRGRILRQLLVESAVLAALGAGLGVLLAGWLLDVLVGLAPQDIPGLAEVAIDARVVAFTCGLGLVTALLFGLLPALQASRESPAVSLREVGAKGGTRGGARARHLLIVGETALAVVLLVCGGLLLKGFHRLSDVDPGFRPDGVLSFELDLPESAYGWASARNQRFYDELLERLRALPGVQAAGAALGVPLDGRYMVTGMWDPALPEPGPGQGWGVQVGVITPGYAEALGLRLVSGRWLTSADGAGEGVRGVLVSEEAARRYWPGESPLGRTVEMGINFGLGRLGGQVVGVVGDTRNDGLEKASFPQVYVPFSQALYGKMTVVVRTKDAPLTLMGQVRDEVRALDAGLPLGSVRTLEDLMGEALSRPRFYMLVTTSFALLALVLAAVGLSGVIAHAVSHRTREFGIRMALGARGAELLKLVLGQYLRLTLVGLGVGLVLALVVSRWLEGLVYGVAPWDPLTYGAVAALLLVVALLASYVPARRATRVDPIIALRQE encoded by the coding sequence ATGACGGGCCTGGTCCAGGAGTTCCGCCTCGCGCTGCGCAGGTTGCGCGGCGCACCGGGGTTCACGCTGGTGGCGGTGTTGACGCTGGCGCTCGGCATCGGCGCCAACAGCGCCATCTTCAGCGTGGTGGACGCGGTGCTGCTGAGGCCGTTGCCCATGGCGGAGTCGGAGCGGCTCGTGCGCCTGTATCACTCGGACGGCTCGCCCGGTGACTCGCCTACCTCCGGGCCGGACCTGGTGGACTTCCGCGAGCGCACCCGCTCCTTCTCGGGGATGACGGCGCTGCGCAGCGGCGAGCAGAGCCTGGCCAGTGACGGCGTGGCGCCGGAGCGGCTGCGAGGCACGACCAGCACGGCGGACTTCTTCGACGTGCTGGGCGCGCGGGTGGCGCTGGGCCGCGGCTTCCGTCCCGAGGACGAGCAGCCGGGGCAGGAGCGCGTGGTGGTGCTCGGCCATTCGCTGTGGAAGCGCCGCTTCAACGCGGACCCGGGCGTGCTGGGTCGCTCGCTCTGGTTGGGCGGGGAGCGGCACACGGTGGTGGGCGTGGCGAGCGAGGGCTTCGGCTTCCCGCTGGAGACGCAGCTCTGGGTGCCCTTCGTCTGGGATGAGTCGCTCACCGGTGCCAAGATGCGCTCCACCCACAGCCTGCGCGTCTACGCGCGGCTCAAGCCGGGCGTCACCCTGGCGTCGGCTCGCGAGGACGTGGCCGCGGTGGCCCAGGCGCTCGCGGTGGCCTACCCGGATTCGAACGGTGGATACCGCGCCACGCTGGTGCCCCTGCGCGAGGCGCTGTTGGGCAATGTCCGCCCCGCGCTCCTGTTCCTCCTGGGGGCGGTGGGGCTGGTGCTGCTCATCGCCTGCGCCAACCTCGCCAACCTGCTGCTCGCCCGCGCGGTGAGTCGCCGGGGGGAGCTGTCCGTGCGCATGGCGCTGGGCGCCAGCCGGGGCCGCATCCTGCGTCAGCTCCTGGTGGAGAGCGCGGTGCTGGCGGCGCTGGGCGCGGGGCTCGGGGTGCTCCTGGCCGGGTGGCTCCTGGATGTCCTCGTGGGCCTGGCCCCCCAAGACATCCCAGGGCTCGCGGAGGTGGCCATCGACGCGCGCGTCGTCGCCTTCACGTGCGGCCTGGGGCTCGTCACCGCGCTGCTGTTCGGCCTGTTGCCCGCGCTGCAGGCGTCACGTGAGAGCCCCGCGGTGAGCTTGCGCGAGGTGGGCGCCAAGGGGGGCACGCGGGGTGGTGCGCGCGCGCGTCACCTGCTCATCGTCGGCGAGACGGCGCTGGCGGTGGTGCTGCTCGTGTGCGGTGGGCTCTTGCTCAAGGGCTTCCATCGCCTCTCCGACGTGGACCCGGGCTTCCGTCCGGACGGGGTGCTGAGCTTCGAGCTGGACTTGCCGGAGAGCGCCTATGGCTGGGCCTCGGCGCGGAACCAGCGCTTCTACGACGAGCTGCTGGAGCGGCTGCGCGCGCTGCCGGGAGTGCAGGCCGCGGGCGCCGCGCTGGGTGTGCCGCTGGATGGTCGCTACATGGTGACGGGGATGTGGGACCCGGCGCTGCCGGAGCCCGGGCCGGGACAGGGCTGGGGTGTGCAGGTGGGCGTCATCACCCCGGGCTACGCGGAGGCGCTCGGTCTGCGGCTGGTGTCGGGCCGGTGGCTGACGTCCGCGGATGGCGCGGGCGAGGGCGTGCGCGGGGTGCTGGTCAGCGAGGAGGCCGCGCGGCGCTACTGGCCCGGGGAGAGTCCGCTGGGGCGCACGGTGGAGATGGGCATCAACTTCGGCCTGGGCCGCCTCGGCGGTCAGGTGGTGGGCGTGGTGGGAGACACGCGCAACGACGGGCTGGAGAAGGCCTCCTTCCCCCAGGTGTACGTGCCGTTCTCCCAGGCGCTGTACGGGAAGATGACGGTGGTGGTGCGCACGAAGGACGCGCCGCTCACGCTGATGGGCCAGGTGCGAGACGAGGTGCGCGCCCTGGACGCGGGCCTGCCGCTGGGCAGCGTGCGCACCCTCGAGGACCTGATGGGCGAGGCGCTGTCCCGGCCGCGCTTCTACATGCTGGTGACCACGAGCTTCGCGTTGCTGGCGCTGGTGCTCGCGGCGGTGGGCCTGTCGGGGGTCATCGCCCACGCGGTGAGCCACCGCACCCGGGAGTTCGGCATCCGCATGGCGTTGGGCGCGCGCGGCGCGGAGCTCCTGAAGCTGGTGCTGGGCCAGTACCTGCGGCTGACGCTGGTGGGGCTCGGCGTGGGGCTCGTGCTGGCGCTGGTCGTCAGCCGGTGGCTGGAGGGCCTGGTGTACGGCGTCGCGCCGTGGGACCCGCTGACGTATGGCGCGGTGGCGGCGCTGCTGCTCGTCGTGGCGCTGCTGGCCAGCTATGTGCCCGCGCGTCGCGCCACGCGGGTGGACCCCATCATCGCGCTCCGTCAGGAGTGA